One part of the Bradyrhizobium sp. CB1650 genome encodes these proteins:
- a CDS encoding BrnA antitoxin family protein — protein sequence MADQPRRPRTLGDARTEAEAAFKKVTAKVAEAPPKKNVAPGIKEQVTLRIDQDVLEYFQAGGPGWQDRINEALRKAAGK from the coding sequence ATGGCGGATCAACCGAGACGGCCGCGGACATTGGGTGACGCACGGACCGAGGCAGAAGCAGCGTTCAAGAAGGTGACCGCCAAGGTCGCCGAGGCGCCGCCGAAGAAGAATGTGGCGCCCGGGATCAAGGAGCAGGTCACGCTGCGCATCGACCAGGACGTGCTCGAGTACTTCCAGGCGGGCGGCCCCGGCTGGCAGGACCGCATCAACGAGGCGCTGCGCAAGGCGGCGGGGAAGTAG
- a CDS encoding caspase family protein: MRYLTLLVSLMCMALSVSAAKADRRVAFVVGNGAYKNVAQLPNPPIDAKAMASTLRNVGFEVIEGSNLSRDQMTEKLLDFGRKAQGSDIAVFYYAGHGIAVGGTNYLLPVDADIKSEMDVKLGAAINIDLTLDQTMGDAKVKLVFLDACRDNPFAAKIKSNSATRSVNVQSGLAEMKSGEGTLIAFATGPGQTALDGQEGNNSPFTRALIDNITKPGVEIQQAMTSVRAQVNEETHKGQLPWGHTNLIGAVYLNQAPTTQVANAAPTAAGSVPAAVSGANTDAANLELEYWRSVKESNKPEELNAYLSAYPNGQFKALALARLAAIKSGPSTTTRNLNAGIDPATFTDEATQLTEDQIGLDKGQRRDVQRRLTGLGFDTKVTGVFSEETRSVLKRWQAARGYPSSGYLNKLQHKALLSEIVAATPTASDDSAKPARRASSAPAAASAPPPPNRSSGPSDAGAAFVGGVVGGMMGGMFRR; encoded by the coding sequence ATGCGCTATCTCACCCTCCTCGTTTCGCTGATGTGCATGGCGTTGTCGGTCAGCGCCGCAAAGGCTGACCGCCGTGTCGCTTTCGTCGTGGGCAACGGCGCCTACAAGAACGTCGCGCAATTGCCGAACCCGCCGATCGACGCCAAGGCGATGGCATCGACGCTGCGCAATGTCGGCTTCGAGGTGATCGAGGGGTCCAATCTCAGCCGCGACCAGATGACGGAGAAGCTCCTGGACTTCGGCCGCAAGGCGCAGGGCTCCGACATCGCCGTGTTCTACTACGCCGGTCACGGCATTGCCGTCGGCGGCACCAACTACCTTTTGCCCGTCGACGCAGACATCAAATCGGAAATGGACGTCAAGCTCGGCGCCGCCATCAACATCGACCTGACGCTCGACCAGACCATGGGTGATGCCAAGGTCAAGCTCGTCTTCCTCGATGCTTGCCGCGACAATCCCTTTGCCGCCAAGATCAAGTCGAACTCGGCGACGCGCAGCGTCAACGTGCAGAGCGGTCTCGCCGAGATGAAGTCGGGTGAAGGCACGCTGATCGCATTCGCCACCGGCCCGGGCCAGACCGCGCTCGACGGCCAGGAAGGCAATAACAGCCCGTTCACACGGGCGCTGATCGACAACATCACCAAGCCCGGCGTGGAGATCCAGCAGGCCATGACCTCGGTGCGCGCGCAGGTCAACGAGGAGACCCACAAGGGCCAGCTTCCCTGGGGCCACACCAACCTGATCGGCGCCGTCTACCTCAATCAGGCCCCGACGACCCAGGTCGCCAACGCGGCGCCGACCGCGGCTGGCAGCGTGCCGGCGGCCGTGAGCGGCGCCAATACCGATGCGGCCAATCTCGAGCTCGAGTACTGGCGCTCGGTCAAGGAGAGCAACAAGCCGGAAGAGCTCAACGCCTATCTCTCCGCCTATCCGAACGGCCAGTTCAAGGCGCTGGCGTTGGCGCGGCTCGCGGCGATCAAGAGCGGACCGTCGACCACGACCCGCAACCTGAATGCGGGTATCGATCCGGCGACCTTCACCGATGAGGCCACCCAGCTCACCGAGGACCAGATCGGCCTCGACAAGGGCCAGCGCCGCGACGTGCAGCGCCGTCTGACCGGGCTCGGCTTCGACACCAAGGTCACCGGTGTCTTCAGCGAAGAGACCCGCTCGGTGCTCAAGCGCTGGCAGGCCGCGCGCGGCTATCCGTCGTCCGGCTATCTCAACAAGCTCCAGCACAAGGCCCTGCTCTCCGAGATCGTGGCTGCCACGCCGACCGCAAGCGACGACAGTGCCAAGCCGGCCCGGCGCGCCAGCAGCGCCCCCGCAGCCGCCAGCGCGCCACCGCCGCCCAATCGCAGCAGCGGCCCCAGCGATGCCGGCGCAGCCTTCGTCGGCGGCGTCGTCGGTGGCATGATGGGCGGCATGTTCCGCCGCTGA
- a CDS encoding DMT family transporter produces the protein MSTTPSKTMAALWMAGWLSLMLIMAVAGRETTRELNVFQIMEVRSLLGFVLLSPIIYRAGGFEMLRTKRLPQHIGRNLVHYVAQLGWFFALTLIPIGQVVAIEFTMPIWTAILAASFLSERITPWKTAAIVLGLVGVVVIVRPATGEINPGQLIALGAAMGFGISMALVKSLTRTETALSILFWMLVVQSVAGFVPTLFVWTWPSAYVWAWMGVIAVCGTFSHYCLASAMRYADATIVVPMDFLRVPLTATAGWLLYSERLDAWTVLGAALILSGNLLNLKPTVPVPARAQ, from the coding sequence ATGAGCACGACACCGTCCAAAACGATGGCTGCGCTGTGGATGGCCGGCTGGCTGTCCCTGATGCTGATCATGGCAGTCGCCGGACGCGAGACCACGCGCGAGCTGAATGTCTTTCAGATCATGGAGGTGCGCTCGCTGCTCGGCTTCGTGCTGCTCTCCCCGATCATCTACCGCGCCGGCGGCTTCGAGATGCTCCGCACCAAACGGCTGCCGCAGCACATCGGGCGCAATCTGGTGCACTACGTTGCCCAGCTCGGCTGGTTCTTCGCACTGACCCTCATTCCGATCGGCCAGGTGGTGGCGATCGAATTCACCATGCCGATCTGGACGGCGATCCTCGCGGCGAGCTTCCTGTCCGAGCGCATCACGCCGTGGAAGACCGCCGCGATCGTGCTCGGTCTAGTCGGCGTCGTCGTCATCGTCCGGCCCGCGACCGGCGAGATCAATCCGGGCCAGCTCATCGCGCTCGGCGCTGCCATGGGATTTGGAATCTCGATGGCACTGGTCAAATCGCTGACCCGCACGGAAACCGCTCTCTCGATCCTGTTCTGGATGCTGGTGGTGCAATCTGTCGCAGGCTTCGTTCCGACCCTGTTCGTCTGGACTTGGCCATCCGCTTATGTCTGGGCCTGGATGGGCGTCATCGCCGTCTGCGGCACGTTTTCGCACTACTGTCTTGCCAGCGCGATGCGCTATGCGGACGCGACCATCGTCGTGCCGATGGACTTCCTGCGGGTGCCGCTGACCGCGACCGCCGGCTGGCTCCTGTATTCCGAGCGGCTCGACGCCTGGACCGTGCTTGGCGCGGCGCTGATCCTGTCTGGCAACCTTCTGAATTTGAAGCCGACTGTGCCGGTTCCCGCCCGCGCGCAGTGA
- a CDS encoding RidA family protein, with translation MRILQPAEWSKPRGFSHGVVVEGPGRWVVLAGQTGGDETGNYAPDLAAQVATALKRIVKLLAEASAGPEHIVRLTWYLTSRNDYEAAGAGIGAAWKETLGRNFPPSTLLFIGGLVDKRAKVEIEVTAFVPTA, from the coding sequence ATGCGTATCCTGCAGCCGGCCGAATGGTCGAAACCGCGCGGCTTTTCCCACGGAGTGGTCGTGGAAGGACCGGGCCGGTGGGTGGTGCTGGCCGGACAGACCGGCGGCGATGAGACCGGCAATTACGCGCCGGACCTGGCGGCCCAGGTCGCGACCGCACTCAAGCGCATCGTCAAGCTTCTGGCGGAAGCCAGCGCCGGCCCGGAGCACATCGTTCGCCTGACCTGGTATCTGACCAGCCGCAACGACTATGAGGCCGCGGGTGCCGGCATCGGCGCTGCCTGGAAGGAGACGCTCGGGCGCAATTTCCCGCCTTCGACCCTGCTTTTCATCGGAGGGCTGGTGGACAAGCGGGCCAAGGTCGAGATCGAGGTGACGGCGTTCGTTCCGACCGCCTGA
- a CDS encoding formyltransferase family protein yields MRITLVGSRHFGVTTLNMLREHGVPVVRVVVADGEDRLAAAARAAGIEMVVQANPKLVVASEIAPDTDLIITAHSHARVGQDALAAAKLGGIGYHPSLLPRHRGKAAVEWTIKEGDPIAGGTIYHLAERMDAGAIAAQDWCFVKKGETARELWERALAPLGLKLLADMIDYATVHKALPAKPQDEQFATSAPSLS; encoded by the coding sequence ATGCGCATTACCCTCGTCGGCTCCCGCCATTTCGGCGTGACCACCCTGAACATGCTCCGGGAGCACGGCGTGCCAGTGGTGCGGGTCGTGGTGGCCGACGGCGAGGATCGCTTGGCCGCGGCCGCCCGGGCCGCCGGGATCGAGATGGTGGTCCAGGCCAATCCGAAGCTGGTTGTGGCCTCGGAGATCGCGCCCGACACCGACCTGATCATCACGGCGCATAGCCACGCCCGGGTCGGCCAGGACGCACTCGCCGCGGCCAAGCTCGGCGGGATCGGCTACCATCCGTCGCTGCTGCCCCGTCATCGCGGCAAGGCCGCGGTCGAATGGACCATCAAGGAAGGCGACCCGATCGCCGGCGGCACGATCTACCATCTCGCCGAGCGCATGGACGCCGGCGCGATCGCCGCCCAGGACTGGTGCTTCGTCAAGAAGGGCGAAACCGCGCGCGAGCTGTGGGAGCGTGCTCTGGCCCCGCTGGGCCTCAAGCTGCTGGCCGACATGATCGACTATGCCACGGTGCACAAGGCGCTGCCGGCCAAGCCTCAGGACGAGCAGTTCGCGACCTCGGCGCCGAGTCTCTCCTGA
- a CDS encoding acetoacetate--CoA ligase — MTAAFVPQIALYRRWLAEQRGLSFAGYEAMRQWSVRDLEGFWRSIWDYYDLQSPTPFAAVIAERKMPGAVWFPGAQVNYARQVFRHVAAADAAGLPAIVSGGEDGRLSETSWPELRRKAAALALHLREVGIKPGDRVAAYLPNIPETIIAFLAAASIGAIWSVCAPDMAAPAVIDRFKQIEPKVLVACDAVTYAGRRHDRSDVVAELRRSLPTVEHVILHGTEATAPDALLSAILARTGAAIDAFEPVWLPFDHPLWIVYSSGTTGLPKPIVHGHGGIVIVVLALLGLHNDIGCSYHENSFGERYRWYSSTGWIMWNSQVGGLLSGTTCCIFDGSPAGPKDKPDWTTLWRFVADSKSTFFGAGAAFFASCAKAEIDLAAAGDLSHLRCLGSTGSPLSADTQAWFNARFAALSELNDSKAQADIWWANISGGTDFAGAFIGGNRELPQTPGAMQCRLLGAAVEAFSEQGRAVIDEVGELVCTEPMPSMPLYFWNDKGDARYRSSYFETYPDNFDGSGRGPVWRHGDWLKVNPDGSCVIYGRSDATINRHGLRMGTSELYSAIEALPEVLDSLVVDLEYLGRDSYMPLFVVLREGIAFDSAIQAKINKAIEAGLSRRFLPNEIFAVAEIPRTLSGKKQELPIKKLLLGHPVEKVINKEAMANPACLDWYLAFARDYLARGAARSGDQPPP, encoded by the coding sequence ATGACCGCAGCTTTCGTTCCCCAGATCGCGCTCTACCGCCGCTGGCTCGCCGAGCAGCGCGGCCTCTCCTTCGCCGGCTATGAGGCGATGCGGCAATGGTCCGTGCGCGATCTCGAGGGTTTTTGGCGCAGCATCTGGGACTATTACGATCTGCAATCGCCGACGCCGTTTGCGGCCGTGATCGCCGAGCGCAAGATGCCCGGCGCGGTCTGGTTTCCCGGCGCGCAGGTCAACTACGCGCGGCAGGTGTTCCGCCACGTTGCGGCGGCGGACGCGGCCGGCCTGCCCGCGATCGTCAGCGGCGGCGAGGATGGCCGCCTCTCGGAGACGAGCTGGCCGGAGCTGCGGCGCAAGGCCGCCGCGCTCGCACTGCATCTGCGCGAGGTGGGCATCAAGCCCGGCGACCGCGTCGCGGCCTATCTGCCCAACATCCCCGAGACCATCATCGCGTTTCTGGCAGCCGCCAGCATCGGCGCGATCTGGAGCGTCTGCGCGCCCGACATGGCCGCGCCCGCAGTCATCGACCGCTTCAAACAGATCGAGCCGAAGGTGTTGGTCGCCTGCGACGCCGTCACCTATGCCGGTCGGCGCCATGACCGCAGCGACGTCGTTGCCGAGCTCCGCCGATCGCTGCCGACTGTCGAACATGTCATCCTGCACGGCACGGAGGCCACGGCGCCCGACGCTCTGCTCTCGGCCATTCTCGCCAGGACAGGTGCGGCGATCGACGCCTTCGAGCCGGTCTGGCTTCCGTTCGACCATCCGCTCTGGATCGTCTATTCCAGCGGCACCACCGGCCTGCCGAAGCCGATCGTGCACGGCCATGGCGGCATCGTCATCGTGGTGCTGGCGCTGCTCGGGCTGCACAACGACATCGGCTGCTCCTACCACGAGAACTCGTTCGGCGAGCGCTATCGCTGGTACAGCTCGACCGGCTGGATCATGTGGAACAGCCAGGTCGGTGGCCTGCTCAGCGGCACCACCTGCTGCATCTTCGACGGCAGCCCCGCCGGCCCGAAGGACAAGCCGGACTGGACCACGCTGTGGCGCTTCGTCGCCGACTCGAAATCGACCTTCTTCGGCGCAGGCGCGGCATTCTTCGCGAGCTGCGCCAAGGCCGAGATCGACCTCGCCGCTGCGGGCGACCTCTCACATCTGCGCTGCCTCGGCTCGACCGGCTCGCCGCTCAGCGCCGACACGCAAGCCTGGTTCAATGCGCGCTTCGCGGCGCTGTCGGAACTCAATGACAGCAAGGCGCAGGCCGACATCTGGTGGGCGAACATCTCCGGCGGCACCGATTTCGCCGGCGCTTTCATCGGCGGCAACCGCGAGCTGCCACAGACGCCGGGCGCGATGCAGTGCCGCCTGCTCGGGGCCGCAGTGGAAGCTTTCAGCGAACAGGGCCGCGCCGTGATCGACGAAGTCGGCGAGCTCGTCTGCACCGAGCCGATGCCGTCGATGCCGCTCTATTTCTGGAACGACAAGGGCGATGCGCGCTACCGGTCCAGCTATTTCGAGACCTATCCGGACAATTTCGACGGTAGCGGCCGGGGACCGGTGTGGCGGCACGGCGACTGGCTGAAAGTCAATCCCGACGGCTCCTGCGTGATCTATGGCCGCAGCGATGCGACCATCAACCGCCACGGCCTGCGCATGGGCACGAGCGAGCTCTATTCCGCGATCGAGGCGCTGCCGGAGGTGCTCGATTCCCTCGTCGTCGACCTCGAATATCTCGGCCGCGACAGCTACATGCCGCTGTTCGTGGTGCTGCGCGAGGGCATCGCGTTCGATAGCGCGATTCAGGCCAAGATCAACAAGGCGATCGAGGCCGGCCTGTCGCGCAGATTTTTGCCGAACGAGATTTTTGCGGTCGCCGAGATCCCGCGCACCCTCTCCGGCAAGAAGCAGGAGCTGCCGATCAAGAAGCTGCTGCTCGGCCATCCCGTCGAAAAAGTCATCAACAAGGAGGCGATGGCCAATCCCGCCTGCCTCGACTGGTATCTCGCGTTCGCACGCGACTACCTGGCGCGAGGCGCGGCTCGAAGCGGCGATCAGCCCCCGCCGTAG
- a CDS encoding AI-2E family transporter, with translation MPVKSLRQLLTGEDIIQLVIRLGLLALLIIWTFLIIRPFVPILAWSAVLAVAFYPAFSSLAKLLGGRPKTAAAILTLITLGIVIGPATWLGLSAVEGVRELARQLGTGDLALQSAPEQIKSWPIIGPTLYELWDQAYNNIRAVLREVAPYLQPLAGPLLSLAGDASLGTLQFLVSVFVAGFLFPHGPRLVEAGRGFLFRIVPEQSEHFLELAGATIRAVAQGVIGVAIVQALLAGIGFKLASVPSAGLLAFLVLLLSIVQIGAFLVLLPVIIWIWTAKDVTTALLLTVFLVLVGFIDTMLKPLVMGRGLNTPTIVIFVGVIGGTLAHGIVGLFIGPIVLSVAWELAAAWIRTDRAQERAAGEGSAHSL, from the coding sequence GTGCCCGTGAAAAGTCTTCGTCAGCTCCTGACCGGAGAGGACATCATCCAGCTCGTGATCCGGCTCGGCCTGCTGGCGCTGCTGATCATCTGGACGTTCCTGATCATCCGGCCCTTCGTGCCGATCCTGGCCTGGAGCGCCGTGCTGGCGGTCGCGTTCTACCCGGCGTTCAGCTCGCTCGCCAAGTTGCTCGGCGGCCGTCCAAAGACGGCGGCGGCGATCCTCACCCTGATCACGCTCGGCATCGTCATCGGCCCCGCGACCTGGCTCGGCCTCAGCGCAGTCGAGGGGGTGAGGGAGCTCGCGCGCCAGCTCGGCACCGGCGACCTCGCGCTGCAGTCGGCACCGGAGCAGATCAAGTCCTGGCCGATCATCGGCCCGACGCTCTACGAGCTCTGGGACCAGGCCTACAACAACATCCGCGCGGTGCTGCGCGAGGTGGCGCCCTATCTGCAGCCGCTGGCAGGACCGCTGCTGTCGCTTGCCGGCGACGCCAGCCTCGGGACACTCCAATTCCTGGTCTCGGTGTTCGTGGCCGGCTTTCTGTTTCCGCACGGCCCGCGGCTGGTCGAAGCCGGACGCGGCTTCCTGTTTCGCATCGTGCCGGAGCAGAGCGAGCATTTTCTGGAGCTTGCGGGTGCGACCATCCGCGCCGTGGCGCAAGGCGTGATCGGCGTCGCGATCGTGCAGGCGCTGCTCGCCGGCATCGGCTTCAAGCTTGCGAGCGTGCCGAGCGCCGGTCTTCTCGCCTTCCTCGTGCTCCTGCTCTCGATCGTGCAGATCGGTGCCTTCCTGGTGCTGCTGCCCGTCATCATCTGGATCTGGACCGCCAAGGACGTCACCACGGCGCTGCTGCTCACTGTATTTCTCGTCCTCGTCGGCTTCATCGACACCATGTTGAAGCCGCTGGTGATGGGGCGGGGCCTCAACACGCCCACGATCGTGATCTTCGTCGGCGTGATCGGCGGCACGCTCGCCCACGGCATCGTCGGGCTCTTCATCGGGCCGATCGTCCTGTCGGTGGCGTGGGAGCTGGCGGCAGCGTGGATCAGGACCGATCGGGCGCAGGAGAGGGCGGCGGGCGAAGGATCGGCCCACTCTTTGTGA
- a CDS encoding NUDIX hydrolase, translated as MAKASKLVAAKRGKVLLVRRRSDGLWMFPGGRKRARESEKDCLRREIREELPKLKLGRISLWKEVKARNKRTGRKMSDAIFIAKNAKGRLAIGDKKEIDRAAWQKPRGIRLTPTSRYIRDRLFPRKRRRS; from the coding sequence ATGGCGAAGGCTTCCAAGCTGGTTGCCGCGAAGCGCGGCAAGGTGCTTTTGGTCAGACGACGATCAGACGGTCTGTGGATGTTCCCCGGTGGCCGCAAGCGCGCGCGCGAATCCGAGAAGGATTGCCTGCGGCGAGAGATCAGGGAGGAACTGCCAAAGCTCAAGCTTGGCAGGATCAGCCTCTGGAAGGAAGTGAAGGCCAGGAACAAGCGTACCGGCCGCAAGATGAGCGATGCGATCTTCATCGCCAAGAACGCCAAGGGACGGCTGGCGATCGGCGACAAGAAGGAGATCGACCGCGCTGCCTGGCAGAAGCCGCGCGGCATCCGGTTGACGCCGACGTCGCGCTACATCCGCGACCGTCTGTTTCCGAGGAAGCGGCGCCGGAGTTAG
- a CDS encoding DUF305 domain-containing protein, producing MAVSKRRLRSRWIAAVELGLISSTFSTVVSQLFAARIGRDATVDWMTVAAIPARDWAISAEPSWSAILSGIAFHQSADFSWALVFFGVLGRWTAGLRPQTILLLALPWAVFSSAMEWFVLVPLFPFWQPLFTLQQPYWIGLLVHSTSAVMYPLFARLRWAGSDAPEQDVRFTNAWITGGLVWIALLGMIALFGNHCYELPWMGRDRDADRSYIRHMTAHHAQGIELARIAVERAHEPHLQKLAMLTVATQTGENRIFENWWLSWFDTEMPDCTAQERAAMPGFLTPAELRQVKTASPERFDALFVEMMTLHHMGAVKMADEMWHRSGDPRLRIMAHAIRHEQQGEIALMQGASGVSAVTTALRNMLGDNVN from the coding sequence TTGGCGGTTTCCAAACGCCGGTTGCGGTCGCGCTGGATCGCGGCGGTCGAGCTCGGCCTGATCAGCAGCACCTTCTCGACCGTCGTCAGCCAGCTCTTCGCCGCTCGGATCGGCCGCGATGCAACGGTCGACTGGATGACGGTCGCCGCCATTCCGGCGCGCGACTGGGCGATCAGCGCAGAGCCATCATGGAGCGCGATCCTGTCCGGAATCGCCTTCCACCAATCGGCGGACTTTTCCTGGGCACTTGTCTTCTTCGGTGTGCTCGGCCGCTGGACCGCGGGCTTGCGGCCGCAGACGATCCTGTTGCTCGCGCTGCCCTGGGCGGTGTTCTCATCGGCGATGGAGTGGTTCGTGCTGGTGCCGCTGTTTCCGTTCTGGCAGCCGCTGTTCACGCTGCAGCAGCCCTACTGGATCGGCCTGCTCGTGCACAGCACGTCGGCCGTGATGTATCCCCTGTTCGCGCGACTACGCTGGGCGGGCAGCGATGCGCCCGAGCAGGATGTGCGCTTCACCAACGCCTGGATCACAGGCGGCTTGGTCTGGATTGCGCTGCTCGGGATGATCGCGCTGTTCGGCAACCATTGCTACGAGCTCCCGTGGATGGGCCGCGACAGGGATGCGGACCGGAGTTATATCCGGCACATGACCGCGCATCACGCCCAGGGCATCGAGCTTGCGCGGATCGCGGTCGAGCGCGCGCACGAGCCGCATCTGCAGAAGCTCGCGATGCTGACGGTGGCAACTCAGACCGGCGAGAACAGGATCTTCGAGAACTGGTGGCTGAGCTGGTTCGACACGGAGATGCCGGACTGCACCGCGCAGGAGCGCGCCGCTATGCCGGGCTTCCTGACCCCGGCTGAGTTGCGCCAAGTCAAAACCGCCTCGCCTGAGCGGTTCGATGCCCTCTTTGTCGAGATGATGACACTGCACCACATGGGCGCGGTGAAAATGGCTGATGAGATGTGGCATAGAAGCGGCGACCCCCGACTGCGCATCATGGCCCATGCCATTCGCCATGAACAGCAAGGCGAGATCGCGCTGATGCAGGGCGCGAGCGGCGTTTCCGCGGTCACCACGGCCCTCCGCAACATGCTCGGCGATAACGTCAATTGA
- a CDS encoding CsbD family protein has protein sequence MGKTKSLQQRIIGKTKQAVGEILGDQDLHEDGKAQAESGRDEQEKTPRSLNPLKKLKQLT, from the coding sequence ATGGGCAAGACCAAAAGTCTGCAACAGCGGATCATTGGCAAGACGAAGCAGGCTGTCGGCGAAATCCTTGGAGACCAGGATCTCCATGAGGATGGCAAGGCGCAAGCGGAGAGCGGCCGCGACGAGCAGGAGAAGACGCCACGCTCGCTCAATCCGCTGAAGAAGCTCAAGCAGCTCACGTGA